One Aegilops tauschii subsp. strangulata cultivar AL8/78 chromosome 2, Aet v6.0, whole genome shotgun sequence genomic window, ATCTATTGAAATCACTGGCAcattcatttttcattttagtTTGTGCTTCCCTGTTAGCTAATTTCATAACAATCATAGCATGCCCTCTATACTTTAGTTTTTGCTGAACTCAACTGAAGCAAATGGGCATCACGGCATGCTGCCTGTATGTGGATGCCCTGCTGCTAAAGGCAGCGAAATGCTCTGCTTCACTCATACTAAGTATGGTTAATTAAGTGGTTTCTTTTTCCATGGCAAAAGAAATGTGAGGAAACACTATGCTAGTCTAAAAGATGACTGCTACCACCCATGAGGTTTAGGTTTTTTTGGAACTTAACTTGAAAATTGAATGTTATTTTTGTCTAGTTAAAATTAAAGTCAGTGTGTTACTGAACCTTAATTTTTCAGTTGTATTGCAGCACACCTTTTTTTTCATTATTCAGATGTAGTCCAGTGACATATAGAAGTAGGGTTGTGTTCTTTTAAGGAATGTAGTCATGTGTTCAGATTCAGCTTTGTTTTTAGAAATAGGGCTCTGTTATTTTAGTGGTAGTGTTGCGCTGCAATACTACAGTCACATATAGATGATGCATCCTCATGCTCTtaatttcttcttcttttttgcagAATGGACGATGACGAATGTACTGCCGATGGGTCATTCTCAACACATTTCTCAGCCACCCGGCTGCGCCAGGTTGCTAATATTCATTCTGAAACTAAGAAGCAAGTTATTAGCAAAAGCAGCTTTGTGTCCCTCCTAAACATCAGTTCTTTCTCTGTGCCGGCTGATTTTCTTGATTGGATAGTGATGAAAATTGACACAGAAAAGGCAATGTTTAGGTATGCACAACAAGCATAATGCACCATCATCTTTTTACCTTTGTATTTGCTTATCGCTGGTTCCTCGTGTTGCAATTGATTTTGTTGTGTTTTTTCACATCAGTATGCTTCATCCATTTTTTGCAGTCACAAGAAGAAGTCTATATTGTTCACGAAAGACATGGTGCGAAATTTTTTTGATGTCCCTTCTGGGTCAAGGCCAGTGGAGCTGTTGAGGAGGAATGAGCCTCATGCGCTCCGTGAACCCTATCGAGTAGGGTCAAGGGCTCCAATGAAGCATGCTATTCAAGTGCTGAAGGCGACAGATGATCATGATGTAGTTTCCATCAACAGGACTTGGGTGCTTTTATGCATTGCTCTCGTGCTATCTCCTCGGACTGGCAACATGGCCCCCCTAGAGTATGTTGCGAGCTTGGTTGAAATGGACAAGATCAATGAGTTTGCGTGGGATGAGCATTTCCTGGCTGCTGCTTTGAAGGAGGTGAAGAAGTACCAAAAGAAGAGGGAGGCAGGGAAAAGTGGATTCTGGATTGCGGTTGTCTGCCCATGTTCGCGGTATGTCAAATGATCATGTTGCTTTTGtctattttctttcttttattatTCACTCCTGTTCCTTTCTCTTTTCTATGAACATGTGTCCCTTTGTCCCATGTTGAAATGTTTTGCAGCCCTAATTTCATTGAAATAGAGGGTTTCCACACATCACTTCAGAACTTCCATGCTTCATTAAAGCCACGAGCAGATCTTGACAGCGAGGTAATGACACTGTATCTGAAAACTTTCAACTTGGAGCAGTTGTACAACAAGAAGAAGCCGAAGAAGTTTGCATTCTCAGTGTTTATGGGGGTTAGTCTTTCCTTCATCTAGTGGTTCTTTTTTTGTCACTTTCTtgcaacatacataaactcatctGGCTGTGCTATCTTGTTGCATTTTTACTCCTTTTTTCCAGAGTCAATTGGCTATGGATCCTGACTTGTTTGATCACAAGAATTGTGAAAGAGAGTTCAGAAGGGCATGTGAAAATAACCATATTTCAAAAAGCGATCTAGTAAGTTATTTCTCTTGACTGCTATGACATTTTTTCACCTTATTTTTCTGAAGCATGTTATGTAATATCTAGTTTCTTTTATATGGCATCCAGCTCTTCATTAGTGTCGTTCAGAATAAGCATTGGGCGGTGGTTGTTGTGAACTTGTTGCACAAGCAATTCAACGTTTTCGACTCGGTCAAGAACGCCACGGATGTTAATTTGCTCAATAAGGCAACCACCAATGTGGTAATGATCTTGGCTTGCTTTATCATTTTGTTTCTTTCATCCTTTTTCAAACCTGTATGCTTCAAAGGAAACAACCCCTCCTTTTTCAGTTTTTGAATCTATTTTTATTGTGTTGCATCCAATCAGATTTCCAACATAAAGAAAGTTGCAAGCAAAGAATCTTCATTTCATTTTGATCTTGATTCTTTTGAGAGGGTCACCCTTGATCACCCGAAGCAATTAACACAGTAAGCTTTTTTATTTCCAGTAATTTTTGTGCAAATTACAGAGATTTGAATTTGTGGGTGGTTAGTGTTTATTGATTTTGTTGTATCTTTCCATGTATTTTTTAGTTATAATTGTGGCTTCTATGCAATTCTTTTCTTGGAAAACTTCGATGGTGTTGTCATGAAGCATTTTGATGAGCTGCCAATTTTTATCCCTTTCTACAAATTGGAGCATACTGTTGTTCTACTTAGGAGCTTACCATTTTCTTTCTATCCATTCTTATTTCCCTGCTTTTTTTCATTTCCATTTGTCACAGAGTTGCATCCCAAACCTCCGGAAACTTATTGTAGCAGATCTTATCAAGCATCCCAACAATACCTTGGACCCTGCAGACCAGCTGAAGATGTTGCTGAAACTTTGATTGAAGATCGAAGATCATTTTTCATCATCAACATATAGGGGGTGGATGGAGTTCGTTCTTTCGGGGAGCTTTTGTGCCTGTCCTCAACTATCCTGTGGGTTGTAGTTCACAACTTTTGATGTAAACAAGAATGTAGACTCAATGTAATGGATGCAAACCCTCTTGTTGGATTGGTACTTCTGTTTAGACACACCCATTGGCATGGGTTCGACGTGTTTTTCATGTCTTGTATGGATGTTGATACACCACATTTTAATGAAAAAATTCTTGTGTACCCTCACTTGCTTCTTTTagtatacctttttatttttttgtcgAGGCCGAATGCAACATGTGCTCATGTGATGAATATACGATCACTTTTTGATATTATTTTTATATAGTTTGGAGTTTATTGAAGAAGTTCAGAAAAGTTTTCATTGCCTAGATGATTACAGTGGTTCAGTAGATTGAGATTGTTGTTGTTGAAAAATTCAGAAACCATTGTTTCCACTATGGAGTGTTGAACTGAAAAAATGTGCATGATTGCTTCTTGCTTCTTCCTTCTTCTGTTGAAATGGTAATTACTAACTGATATAATTGAGCATTTACAATACTGTTACATAGAAGACAAATGGTACTAGTACTAAAATCCCTGATGTATTGAGTTTTGTTGGACATTTAGGGTGCTGGTGAAGAGACATGAGGTGAGGAGAGCTATGCACAACCACATGTTGCAACAAATGGAATAATATCTTCATATGCTGGGCACAACTCAACCGCTGCAATGTATGATGATGATCAAGAGGATGATGATATTTCATCTCAGCCGCTTATGCCCTATGTTGGCATGGAATTTGACTCTATTGAGGATGCCAAGGAATTTTACAATGAATATGCATTCAAGATGGGCTTTGGCACACGCATTTGCGCTTCTAAAAAAAGCCAAAAGAGAGGTCCTCCAACACTTATCAAGAAGGTTTTCCAGTGTGTGCACGCAGGGAAGCCAGAAAGTAAGGGGGACAGTAGCACTGCTTCTGAAGGGATCTCAATGGGAGCAACATCGTCTAGCAAACAGAATTGGTTTGAAATGGATGTCGGCAGCAAGCGTCAAAAGAATCGGCTGCTGCGACATGATTGCAAAGATCACCTGATTGTTGGGATCAAAGGCAATAAATGGGCTATATCACATTTTGTTGCAGAACACACACACCCTCTAATGCCATAGCCGGAGCTTGTACGCTACTACCGCTCACACCGCAAAATCCCGTAAGAAGATAAGGATCTCATAATGACTATGCATGATGTAAACTTCTCAACTTCGTCGTGCATGGGAATGCTTGGAAGGGTGTGTGGCGGAGACCGCAGGATACTACCATATGTCAAGAGGGATGTTTCAAACTTTCGGTCCAAGCTGCGACAAAACCTAAACCTCTGAGACATGGATTTCACAATTCAGTACTTTGAGAGGCGGCAAGCTGAGAACCCTCAATTCTACTATGCAAAAACAGTTGACAAGGAGACCAACTCTGTCACAGGACTCTTTTGGGTGGATGGGAGGGCAAGGGCATTGTACCCCAAGTACAAAGATTGTATCTTCTTTGATACAACATTTTGCACAAATCGGTACAACATGCCGTTCGCTCCGATTGTTGGAGTGAACAACCACTTGCAAACGGTGTTGCTGGGTTGTGCATTAATGCCAAATGAACAGATTCAAAATTTCAAGTGGGTGTTCCAGCATTTTTTGCTTGCGATGAACAATGAACACCCATTGAACATCATGACCGACCAGGACAAGGCCATGGAAACTGCCATATCTCAAGCGCTGCCCAACACGGTGCATAGATGCTGCAAATGGCACGTCCAACGAAAAGCGCGTGAGAAGTTGGGCTGGATAATGAGTAGGGATGAGGTTTTTGAGCAAGCTTTCTACACTTGCATCAATGATTCTGACACGGTTGATGAATTTGAAGAGAATTGGCAGCACATGATACGTTGCTTCGACTTGGTTGACAATAAGCATCTATGCAACATGTGGAAGACTCGTGAAACTTGGGCTCCAACGTTCTTCCGGAAGTGTTTTTTCCCCTTTACAAACATGTGGAAGTGTTTTTGTGCAAATTACAGAGATTTGAATTTGTGGGTGGTTAGTGTTTATTGATTTTGTTGTATCTTTCTATGTATTTTTTAGTTATAATTGTGGCTTCTATGCAATTCTTTTCTTGGAAAACTTCGATGGTGTTGTCATGAAGCATTTTGATGAGGTGCCAATTTTTATCCCTTTCTACAAATTGGAGCATACGGTTGTTCTACTTAGGAGCTTACCATTTTCTTTCTATCCATTCTTAATTCCCTGCTTTTTTCATTTCCATTTGTCACAGAGTTGCatcccaaacctccagaaaagtATTGCAGCACATCTTATCAAGCATCCCAGCAATACCTTGGACCCTGCAGACCAGCTGAAGAAGTTGCTGGAACTTCGATTGAAGATCAAAGATCATTTTTCATCATCAACATCTAGGGGGTGGATGGAGTTCGttctttgatacgtctccaacgtatctataatttatgaagtattcatgctattatattatccttctaggatgttttatatgcatttatatgctatgtTATATGATTTTTTAGACTAACCTATTatcctagagcccagtgccagtttctgttttttttccttctttttgagtatcgcagaaaaggaaaaccaaacggagtccaattgacctgaaaattgacggaacttatttttggaccagaagaaggtcacggagtcaaagagttgggccagaagagtcccgggctgcccacgagggtggggggggcgcccacccccctgggcgcgcctccctgcctcgtggacagcccggagacccctcTGACTTGTTCAAGAAcaaaacctagatcgggagttccgccgccgcaagcctctgtatccaccaaaaaccaatcgggaccctgttctggcaccctgccggaggggggatccctcaccggtggccatcttcatcatcccgacgctctccattacaaggagggagtagttcacccttggggctgagggtaggtaccagtagctatgtgtttgatctctctctatctcgtgttcttgatttggcactaTCTTGATCTATCGCGAGCCTTGCTATTATAGTtcgatcttatgatgtttctccccctctactctcttgtgatggattgagttttccctttgaagttatcttatcggattgagtctttaaggatttgagaacacttgatgtatgtcttgcatgtgcttatctgtggtgacaatgggatatttacgtgatctacttgatgtatgttttggtgatcaacttgcgggttccgtttgtgaacttatgcataggggttggcacacgttttcgtcttgactctctggtagaaactttggggcgctctttgaagttctatgtgttggttcaatagatgaatctgagattgtgtgatgcatatcgtataatcatacccacggatacttgaggtgacattggagtatctaggtgacattagggttttggttgatttgtgtcttaaggtgttattctagtacgaactcttgaatagatcgatccgaaagaataactttgaggtggttttgtaccctacaataatctcttcgtttgttctccgctattagtgactttgaagtgactctttgttgcatgttgagggatagttatatgatccagttatgttattattgttgagagaacttgcactggtgaaagtatgaaccctaggccttgtttcctagcattgcaataccgtttacgctcacttttatcattaggtacctttctatttttatattttcagattacaaaaacctttttctaccatccatattgcacttgtatcaccatctcttcgccgaactggtgcacctatacaatttaccattgtattgggtgtgttggggacacaaggtactctttgttatttggttgcaaggttgtttgagagagaccatcttcatcctacgcctcccacggattgataaaccttaggtaaattgagggaaatttgctactgtccta contains:
- the LOC109759025 gene encoding protein FAR1-RELATED SEQUENCE 3-like, whose translation is MDFTIQYFERRQAENPQFYYAKTVDKETNSVTGLFWVDGRARALYPKYKDCIFFDTTFCTNRYNMPFAPIVGVNNHLQTVLLGCALMPNEQIQNFKWVFQHFLLAMNNEHPLNIMTDQDKAMETAISQALPNTVHRCCKWHVQRKAREKLGWIMSRDEVFEQAFYTCINDSDTVDEFEENWQHMIRCFDLVDNKHLCNMWKTRETWAPTFFRNYNCGFYAILFLENFDGVVMKHFDESCIPNLQKSIAAHLIKHPSNTLDPADQLKKLLELRLKIKDHFSSSTSRGWMEFVL